In Flavobacterium sp. 83, the genomic window TATTTCGTTACAGTTACCAATAATTATAGCACTATTTCTTGCTCGAGTACAAAGACTTTTGAAGTACGAAAATCAAATATTGCAACCATTACTTCAATTGATACCCAAGACTGGACGGATAATCAAAATACAATAAGCATTTTTGTAACCGGTGCAGGCGATTTTGAATATGCTATCGACGGAATTCATTTTCAGGATAGCAATCAATTTTCAAACTTAATCAGCGGTCAATATACCGTTTCTGTCAGAGACAAAAACGGTTGCGGAACTGCAACTGATGAAGTCTATTTATTGATGTATCCAAAATTCTTTACCCCAAACGGAGACGGTTTTAACGATACTTGGAAAATCAAATTTTCAGATATTGAAGTTGGACTAACCGTCAAAATATTCGATCGTTATGGGAAATTCATTACCGAATTACAAAATAACATCGGTTGGAATGCAACTGTTAATGGTCATGAACTTCCTGCTACAGATTATTGGTTTGTTGTTATAAGAGCGAATGGAAAAGAATATCGAGGTCATTTTAGTTTAAAGAGATAGTAAATCATTAAAACTTATGTTCTTCTTTGCTAATCATCAACAACGAAAATAAAGAGATACAGGCTGCGGTACTCAAATAAAAACCAACATACGTCAAACTATATTGCGTCGCCAACCAAATCGCAATCATAGGCGCAAAAGCTGCTCCGATGATTCCTGCCAAATTAAATGCCAGAGAGGTACCCGAATAACGAACGGTAGTAGGAAACAATTCCGACAAGAAAGTACCCAAAGGACCATACGTAAATCCCATCAAAGCCATACCAACACATAAAAACAAAGTCACTAGAATGGTACTGCCTGAGTTTAAGAAAAAAGAAAATGCAAAACCAAAAATAGCAATAGCAATTGTAGCATAAAGAAGCATTTTTCTTCGTCCTATTCTATCTGCAATTAAAGCAGAAACTGGAATAAAAAGCGCAAAAAATAATACCGAAAACAATTGCATCAATAAAAAATCTCTTTTAGAATAACCCAAATCTGATGTTGCCCAACTTAGCGTAAATACCGTCATAAGATAAAATACTAAGAAAGTAGTTATAGCTGCAAATGTGCCAAAAATTAACTGATTTTTATAAAACTTCAATAAAGTGAAAAATGGGATTTTCACTTCTTCTTGTTCTTTTTTAGAATTTTCGAAAGCAGGAGTTTCAGTAATTTTTAATCGAATATAAAAACCTACAACAACCAATAACGAACTCGCTATAAACGGAATTCTCCATCCATAATCAAGAAAAGCATCGGCACTCATCGTATCGGTCAAAATCAAGAAAGTTCCTCCCGAAAGCAACAAACCTATTGGAGCTCCTAATTGTGGAAACATACCGTACCAAGCACGTTTATTAGGCGGAGCATTTTCTATCGCCAACAATACCGCTCCACCCCATTCGCCACCTAAACCAACTCCCTGACCAAAACGGCACAACATTAATAATAAGGGAGCAGCTATTCCAATGCTGGAATAACTGGGCAAGAAACCAATACTTACCGTTGAAATACCCATCGTCAACAAAGCAATTACTAAAGTTGTCTTACGACCGATTTTATCTCCATAATGACCAAAAACCGCTGAACCGAGAGGTCTAGAAAGAAACGCAATCGAAAACGTCGCTAAGGATAACAAAACCGAATTGGTACTATCTGTTGAAGGAAAAAACAATTGAGGAAAAACCAAAACTGCGGCATTTGCATAAATATAAAAATCAAAAAACTCTATAGTTGTACCTATTAAACTGCCAAAAAGAACATGTTTTAATGAATTTTCTGTATTAGGTTTTAAATTATCTTTCATAGTAATGTTAAAATATTTCGATAAAATTGATACTATTTTTCGAAAGTAACAAATATTATAGTTCCAATTATTATTGGTAAATTAGCAACATATAAAACTTTATTATGCCAACCGACTGTATCAGCTATCAGAATTCCGGATATTTCTCTCCTTTGATGAATGATTATTTAGCTCAAAAAACAAACTTACAATCCTTATATAACAGATTTCCAACGCTTGAAAACTTTGAAGGGCAAATTCAGGAGAAGCATGCAAATTTTAATGACACATCCAGAAAAACATTAGTTTCCGTTTTACAAAAACAATATTTGAATATTGAAGCTTCGGTTTTAACGAAACAAAATATTGATGCTTTAAGTAATACAAATACATTTACAGTCACTACAGGACATCAATTAAATTTATTCAGCGGTCCTCTTTACTTTTTATATAAGATAATTTCGACTATTAATTTAACAACCGAATTAAAAGTAAAATATCCAACCTACAACTTCGTTCCCATTTATTGGATGGCAACCGAAGACCATGACTTTGAAGAAATTAATTATTTCAATTTTAAAGGAAAAAAATTCAGATGGAATACTGAAAGTACTGGGCCTGTTGGTCGATTATCCACTGAAAGTCTAGATGAATTTCTTGAAATATTTACATTAGAAATTGGTTCCAGTTTGAATGCAAATACCATAAAAAAACTATTTGAGGATTCTTATATCAAACATGATAATCTAGCCGATGCTACAAGATTTTTGGCAAATGCATTGTTTGGAACTTACGGCTTAGTAATTTTGGATGCTGATAATCAAGAATTAAAACGCAACTTTATTCCTTTTGTAAAAGAAGAATTACTGCACCAATCCTCACATCCATTGGTACTTGAAACTGCCGAAAAACTAAAAGAGTATACCATTCAAGTAAACCCTCGAGAAATCAATTTATTTTATATCGAGGATACACTTCGCGAACGCATCGTTTTTGAAAATAACACATACAAAGTAAACCATACTAAAATTGAATTTTCGGAGGCTGAAATTCTGGCACTTTTAGAAAACCATCCAGAAAAATTCAGCCCTAATGTGATTATGCGTCCGTTGTATCAGGAAGTAATTTTACCCAATTTATGTTACATTGGCGGAGGCGGAGAAATTGCGTATTGGCTGGAACTGAAATCATTTTTTGCTGCTGCAAAAGTCCCTTTTCCAATACTCTTACTTCGAAATTCAGTGTTATTAGCAACCGAAAAACAAGCTAAAAAAGCAGACAAACTGAATTTAACTTGGACTGATTTATTTTCAAAACAAGCCGATTTAATTAATAATAAAACGAAGCAATTATCGGAATTTCCAATCGATTTAACCAATCTGAAAGAGCAACTTAAAACACAATTTGAAGTACTTTATGAAGTTGCAAATAAAACGGATGAATCTTTCATTGGAGCAGTAAAAGCACAGGAAGTAAAGCAAAATAAGGGATTAGAAAATCTTGAAAAACGATTGTTAAAGGCTCAAAAAAGAAAATTAACCGATATTTTACAACGTATTATTGACTTACAAAACGAATTGTTTCCTAACCAAAGTTTACAAGAACGTCAAGCAAATTTCTCAGAATTCTATTTGGAAAATGGCGAAAATCTGATTCCAACACTAGTCAAAAAACTCAAGCCATTGAACAATAGATTCGAAACTATTGAACTATAACCAGATTATTGTTGTTTGAATACCAAATTTGTAAAAAAAATCAATAAAAAAATACTAATTTTGCACAAAATTTAAAAAACGAAAAAATGGCTACAAATAGAACTTTTACAATGATTAAACCTGACGCTGTTGCTAACGGACACATCGGGAACATACTTGCTATGATTACTACTGCAGGTTTCAAAATCATTTCTTTGAAATTAACACAATTAACTGTTGCTGATGCTCAAACATTTTATGAAGTTCACGCTGCAAGACCTTTTTACGGTGAATTAGTTGAATTCATGTCAAGAGGACCAATTGTTGCTGCTATTTTAGAAAAAGACAACGCTGTTGAAGATTTCAGAACTTTAATTGGTGCTACAAATCCTGCCGAAGCTGCGGAAGGGACTATCCGTAAAGCATATGCAACTTCTATTGGAGAAAATGCAGTTCACGGTTCTGATAGCGATGAAAATGCAGCTATAGAAGGTGCTTTCCATTTTGCTGGAAGAGAGCAATTTTAATTATAGATCTTAGATTTTTAGACTTCTTAGATTCTTTAAAAATAAAACCCGCTTCAATGAAGCGGGTTTTATTTTTTATCTAATTTTTGTTTTCTTTTAAAATGTTGTTTTTCTAAAAATCTTAATATCTAACAATCGAAAATATCTAATCTAATCTAAGAAGTCTAACGCAAAACAACATCTTTAACCACATCCCGACGCAGTTCCTCATTAATCATGGCGACGATTTTTGACCTCCCATGACTTAATTCTTCCCTTAATACTGACGACGTTAACTCCACATACAACGTACTACCTTTCAAAACCACATTATTAGTATAACTATTCACACCATTGCCCATAAGATTTTTCCATGCATCTTTAACGTCAATCTGATCCATTCCTGGTTGTAGTTTATTCACTTGAATAATTTGTTTCAAAACATCCCCTATCGTACTCTGATTATTTAACCTTTTTGCCATCGCCCAGTAAATTTATTGGTCCAGTTTTCTTGTAATGATACTCCTTTTTCTCTGCATTCAGCAATACTAATTCATCATCCTTTAACGTGATTAATTCCTCACTCCATTTTGTAAAAGGAGTCGAATAATCAATATATGTCTTGTCATCTGCAAATCGCACCGCGACATTTTCATAAGCATCATTCACTAAAAAAGTCCCGTCCAATTGTGGCATCACTTTCTTCCTAATTCCTTTATTATTTTTGTCTATTTTAAAATAGTCATAACTTTCATTAATACTATAATCCTTATCTTTTTCCTTCTCAAAAGAAACCTTCTCGATTTCCCAATATCCATTTAATTTCGCAACATCGGCAGGGTTTATCTTTTGCTGACAAGCCACAAAAAAGAATGCTATAAAAAGAATGCTAAATGTGTTTTTCATATTTAATTTATTTTTTAGGAGCTATTTCCTGCTGTCCGTTATATCTTTTTCTTGAGCTTCTTCCTTCGTCAGAAGCGCAAGAAAAAGGATGCCACTTCCATCAGGGCTATACCATTTGAGCTAAAAAGAAGCACTAGTTCAAGGACAAAGTTAACCTTAATAAATTCAAACAAAAACAAAAAATTCAAAACACATTAAACTATTTTCTATATTTTTGGTCTTACCCTACAAAACAGCCAAAACATGTCAAAAAAAATCTACAGCCTGCTTTTCGCGTTTTTATGCATGAGTTGCAGTTCAGAATCTACTGTCCCAGCTCCCATACCTACTCCAACAGAATCTCTGTATTTTCCACCGTTAACAGGAACAACCTGGGAAACAAAATCAATTGCAAGTTTGAGTTGGAAACAAGCCGCTGTTCAAGCACTTCTAGATTATTTAGAACTAAAACATACCAAAAGCTTCATGATTTTAGTCAATGGCCGCATTGTTATGGAAAATTATTTCAACGGACATTCAGCAACCAGCAATTGGTATTGGGCAAGTGCCGGAAAAACTTTAACGTCAACTCTAACAGGGATTGCACAACAAGAAAGTCTTTTAAACATCAACAATAAAGTTTCACAATACATTGGAATAGGTTGGACAAGCGAAACATTGGCCAAAGAAAATCTAATTACCTGCAAAAACTTACTCACTATGACTTCCGGTATTGAAGATATTGCAAATGGCGATGATATCTCACCGGCAAGTCTGCAATACAAAGCCGATGCAGGAACGCGTTGGGCTTATCATAACGTCTATGTAAAACTCCAA contains:
- a CDS encoding MFS transporter, with the protein product MKDNLKPNTENSLKHVLFGSLIGTTIEFFDFYIYANAAVLVFPQLFFPSTDSTNSVLLSLATFSIAFLSRPLGSAVFGHYGDKIGRKTTLVIALLTMGISTVSIGFLPSYSSIGIAAPLLLMLCRFGQGVGLGGEWGGAVLLAIENAPPNKRAWYGMFPQLGAPIGLLLSGGTFLILTDTMSADAFLDYGWRIPFIASSLLVVVGFYIRLKITETPAFENSKKEQEEVKIPFFTLLKFYKNQLIFGTFAAITTFLVFYLMTVFTLSWATSDLGYSKRDFLLMQLFSVLFFALFIPVSALIADRIGRRKMLLYATIAIAIFGFAFSFFLNSGSTILVTLFLCVGMALMGFTYGPLGTFLSELFPTTVRYSGTSLAFNLAGIIGAAFAPMIAIWLATQYSLTYVGFYLSTAACISLFSLLMISKEEHKF
- the bshC gene encoding bacillithiol biosynthesis cysteine-adding enzyme BshC, with amino-acid sequence MPTDCISYQNSGYFSPLMNDYLAQKTNLQSLYNRFPTLENFEGQIQEKHANFNDTSRKTLVSVLQKQYLNIEASVLTKQNIDALSNTNTFTVTTGHQLNLFSGPLYFLYKIISTINLTTELKVKYPTYNFVPIYWMATEDHDFEEINYFNFKGKKFRWNTESTGPVGRLSTESLDEFLEIFTLEIGSSLNANTIKKLFEDSYIKHDNLADATRFLANALFGTYGLVILDADNQELKRNFIPFVKEELLHQSSHPLVLETAEKLKEYTIQVNPREINLFYIEDTLRERIVFENNTYKVNHTKIEFSEAEILALLENHPEKFSPNVIMRPLYQEVILPNLCYIGGGGEIAYWLELKSFFAAAKVPFPILLLRNSVLLATEKQAKKADKLNLTWTDLFSKQADLINNKTKQLSEFPIDLTNLKEQLKTQFEVLYEVANKTDESFIGAVKAQEVKQNKGLENLEKRLLKAQKRKLTDILQRIIDLQNELFPNQSLQERQANFSEFYLENGENLIPTLVKKLKPLNNRFETIEL
- a CDS encoding nucleoside-diphosphate kinase, coding for MATNRTFTMIKPDAVANGHIGNILAMITTAGFKIISLKLTQLTVADAQTFYEVHAARPFYGELVEFMSRGPIVAAILEKDNAVEDFRTLIGATNPAEAAEGTIRKAYATSIGENAVHGSDSDENAAIEGAFHFAGREQF
- a CDS encoding DUF721 domain-containing protein, with the translated sequence MAKRLNNQSTIGDVLKQIIQVNKLQPGMDQIDVKDAWKNLMGNGVNSYTNNVVLKGSTLYVELTSSVLREELSHGRSKIVAMINEELRRDVVKDVVLR
- a CDS encoding serine hydrolase gives rise to the protein MSKKIYSLLFAFLCMSCSSESTVPAPIPTPTESLYFPPLTGTTWETKSIASLSWKQAAVQALLDYLELKHTKSFMILVNGRIVMENYFNGHSATSNWYWASAGKTLTSTLTGIAQQESLLNINNKVSQYIGIGWTSETLAKENLITCKNLLTMTSGIEDIANGDDISPASLQYKADAGTRWAYHNVYVKLQDIIAQASGKTWNTYFNTKLRDKIGMDGTWIQSGNNSVYASTTRSMARFGLLMYNKGKWDNTIILNENYFTEATTTSQNINLGYGYLWWINGKASYHLPQSQLTLPGSIIKSAPNDMFMALGKNDQKIYVIPSKNMVVIRMGDAADNVNLALSDFDDVLWQKINALYQ